The following coding sequences lie in one Methylotuvimicrobium alcaliphilum 20Z genomic window:
- a CDS encoding FecR family protein, whose protein sequence is MGPNNNDSIDEQAVTWFVRLRADNVSRQERASFIQWLEQAAEHRTAFYEICVMWGDEAFLQSLTDSANKHGIVPKPKKKRRIKTAIPLALAACFVLAVSLSGQLHVLLNADYSARQGELKTVQLEDGTTVMLNTDSAVAVKMEAGQRLVELLKGEVYFDVKPDRSRPFLVKADRSTTRVLGTRFFVHRKSDSDEIKVLSGRVEVSESRYGKKPLILSNQESVTVYETTMGQLKKLDSKLTTSWINGVLVYENETLETVIDQINRYRFGVVYFRDERLRNLRINGRLRIKDSRDMLDVLQKTMDIKITYLTDWVVIVG, encoded by the coding sequence GTGGGACCCAATAATAACGACAGCATAGATGAACAAGCCGTAACATGGTTTGTTCGATTGCGTGCCGATAATGTCAGCCGGCAAGAAAGAGCGTCATTTATTCAGTGGTTGGAGCAAGCCGCCGAACACCGCACAGCGTTCTATGAAATCTGCGTCATGTGGGGCGATGAAGCCTTTTTACAAAGCCTTACCGACAGCGCGAACAAACACGGTATTGTTCCGAAGCCCAAAAAAAAACGCCGCATTAAAACCGCAATCCCTTTGGCTTTAGCCGCCTGTTTCGTCCTTGCCGTTTCGCTTTCGGGGCAGCTTCATGTCCTGTTGAATGCGGATTACTCGGCAAGGCAGGGCGAGCTTAAAACAGTTCAACTGGAAGACGGTACGACCGTGATGCTCAACACTGACAGTGCGGTGGCAGTAAAAATGGAAGCCGGGCAACGCTTGGTAGAATTGCTGAAAGGCGAAGTCTATTTCGATGTAAAACCCGACCGCAGCCGCCCCTTTCTTGTAAAAGCGGACCGCTCGACGACTCGTGTGTTGGGCACGCGTTTCTTCGTCCATCGTAAAAGCGATAGCGATGAAATCAAGGTGCTTTCCGGGCGAGTTGAAGTTTCTGAAAGCAGGTATGGGAAAAAACCACTGATACTAAGCAATCAGGAGTCCGTGACCGTTTACGAGACAACCATGGGCCAATTGAAAAAACTGGATTCCAAGTTGACTACGTCTTGGATTAACGGCGTCTTGGTATATGAAAATGAGACGTTGGAAACCGTTATCGATCAGATCAATCGATACCGGTTCGGAGTGGTCTATTTCAGAGACGAAAGGTTACGCAATTTAAGAATCAATGGCCGCCTTAGAATCAAGGATTCCCGCGATATGTTAGATGTTTTGCAAAAAACGATGGATATTAAGATAACTTATCTGACCGATTGGGTGGTTATAGTCGGCTAG
- a CDS encoding efflux transporter outer membrane subunit codes for MSSRLLAQLSLTICVALAGCTTAQERDAQALDFPVAEQWREADAIVEPLAASWVETFNDPLLTAMVHEGLVNNFDLKAAVARIDAAREQAVIAGSERLPELFFSPGYQRSKNDSNIGASVFGAFSALFNFNWELDVWGRIKAGQQAAEEEALAAADDFRAAQLSLAARIAQVYFEWLEAQLQTQVAEQSVKDRSIIAGLIRGRFNKGLSRGLDLRLVLTDVANAEAQLAQARNDVQRLGRQLQALLARYPDDSILMRHRALPQPPMALTAGLPSELLARRPDVMAAFKRLRAADSRLESAEKALLPRITLTAAGGTGSPALTELVDPRAVAWNVAIGLVQPLFTGGRLQGEIRLNEARVSDVFNQYQSVALNAFREVEQALAAESRLRAQEKALREAVDQTEASRKLAVYSYQQGLIEILTLLDSYRSTLNAQSAHLQVQRQLLNNRITLYLALGGAV; via the coding sequence ATGTCTTCGCGGCTGCTTGCCCAGTTATCGCTAACCATCTGTGTAGCGTTGGCGGGTTGCACTACAGCTCAAGAACGCGATGCTCAGGCATTGGATTTTCCGGTTGCCGAACAATGGCGTGAAGCCGATGCCATCGTCGAGCCGTTAGCCGCTTCCTGGGTGGAGACGTTTAACGACCCGCTATTGACTGCCATGGTACACGAAGGCCTAGTTAACAACTTTGATCTGAAAGCGGCCGTAGCTCGTATCGATGCGGCTCGAGAACAAGCCGTCATTGCCGGCTCGGAGCGTTTGCCTGAATTATTTTTTTCGCCCGGTTACCAAAGAAGCAAGAACGATAGCAACATCGGCGCTTCGGTATTCGGAGCGTTTAGCGCTCTATTCAATTTCAACTGGGAATTGGACGTTTGGGGCCGAATCAAAGCAGGGCAACAGGCGGCCGAGGAAGAGGCCTTGGCCGCCGCCGACGATTTTCGGGCGGCACAGTTATCGTTAGCGGCACGAATCGCTCAGGTTTATTTCGAATGGCTCGAAGCGCAATTACAAACGCAGGTTGCGGAACAGTCTGTCAAGGATAGAAGCATCATCGCCGGCCTGATACGCGGCCGCTTCAATAAAGGCTTAAGCCGCGGCCTCGATCTCAGGCTGGTATTGACCGATGTAGCCAATGCCGAAGCGCAACTGGCGCAAGCCCGTAACGATGTGCAGCGTCTTGGGCGCCAGTTGCAAGCGCTGCTGGCCCGCTATCCGGATGACAGTATACTCATGCGGCATCGAGCCTTGCCGCAACCGCCGATGGCTTTAACGGCGGGCCTTCCCTCCGAACTGTTGGCGCGCCGCCCCGATGTGATGGCGGCTTTCAAACGTTTACGCGCTGCCGACTCCCGACTGGAAAGCGCCGAGAAAGCGCTGCTGCCGCGAATTACGTTAACCGCTGCCGGCGGCACCGGCAGTCCGGCGCTAACCGAATTGGTCGACCCGCGTGCGGTGGCTTGGAACGTGGCGATCGGACTGGTTCAACCGTTGTTCACCGGCGGTCGCCTACAAGGCGAGATTCGGCTGAATGAAGCCCGGGTCAGCGATGTTTTCAATCAATACCAAAGCGTGGCACTCAATGCCTTTCGCGAGGTAGAGCAAGCGCTGGCTGCCGAATCCCGGCTGCGTGCGCAAGAAAAGGCCTTACGGGAAGCGGTCGACCAAACCGAAGCCAGCCGGAAACTGGCCGTGTATTCCTATCAGCAGGGGCTGATTGAAATTCTGACCTTGCTCGATAGCTATCGTAGTACGCTCAATGCGCAAAGCGCGCATCTACAAGTGCAAAGACAATTGCTAAACAACCGAATCACTCTGTACTTGGCATTAGGCGGTGCCGTTTGA
- a CDS encoding MotA/TolQ/ExbB proton channel family protein — translation MNFSETAIVDGTLYTLGFFSLLTWSVILLKAGEIAWHRYRNRQLIKSLTGDVSLKSVSSLAKQQRKPLAIQAGRVLTVGHQTYVRAQSQPSYQKTDHAAWHELIERTLRQQLQKEKALLDSGLGWLASIGSTSPFIGLFGTVWGIMHALKDIGTQGSASLEVVAGPIGEALIATALGIAVAIPAVIGYNFFLRRNRQLLAGLEHIATDFMRSCIETDLVATQSQRQTQEI, via the coding sequence ATGAACTTTTCCGAAACTGCCATCGTTGACGGCACGCTATACACGCTGGGCTTTTTTTCATTGCTGACTTGGAGCGTGATCTTGCTGAAAGCCGGAGAAATCGCCTGGCATCGCTACCGCAATCGACAATTGATTAAAAGCCTGACAGGCGATGTGTCGCTGAAATCGGTTTCTTCCCTGGCGAAGCAACAGCGCAAGCCGTTGGCTATTCAAGCCGGGAGGGTATTGACGGTCGGCCATCAAACCTACGTACGGGCTCAGAGCCAACCCAGCTATCAGAAAACCGACCATGCCGCCTGGCATGAGCTAATCGAACGTACTTTGAGACAACAGTTGCAAAAGGAAAAGGCCTTGCTGGACTCAGGACTGGGCTGGCTGGCCAGTATCGGAAGTACTTCGCCGTTTATCGGTCTGTTCGGTACGGTATGGGGCATCATGCACGCTTTAAAAGACATCGGAACTCAAGGTTCGGCCAGTCTTGAGGTCGTCGCAGGGCCGATCGGCGAAGCCTTGATCGCTACTGCCTTGGGAATAGCCGTGGCCATTCCGGCAGTGATTGGCTACAACTTTTTTCTGCGCCGGAACCGCCAACTGCTGGCCGGTTTGGAACATATCGCCACCGACTTCATGCGCAGTTGTATCGAAACCGATTTAGTTGCCACCCAATCCCAACGCCAAACTCAGGAGATCTAA
- a CDS encoding PepSY domain-containing protein encodes MKIRPFGVLVHRYSGLAMTVFLVIVGLTGSFLAFYKELDSTINPQLYVKADVQLLWMSSEAAQIGKLFDLDTNILSIPSVTCVLIWLKKRR; translated from the coding sequence ATGAAAATCCGCCCGTTTGGGGTGCTCGTCCATCGATATTCAGGTTTGGCGATGACCGTTTTTTTGGTTATTGTCGGTTTAACCGGGAGTTTTTTGGCTTTTTACAAGGAGCTAGATAGCACTATCAATCCGCAATTGTATGTTAAGGCCGATGTGCAATTATTGTGGATGAGTTCTGAAGCCGCACAAATCGGAAAATTGTTCGATTTGGATACGAATATATTATCGATACCATCGGTTACCTGTGTCTTGATTTGGTTGAAGAAGCGCCGTTAA
- a CDS encoding efflux RND transporter permease subunit, which translates to MDQVKLDGLFAWFADNPVAANLLMLVILAGGAFGMIDVDKEVFPRFSPHQIEVTAIFPGAGPAEVEQSVCIPIEEAVHDLSGIKHLHGEIRGDTCTIGVEILPNRDREQMMALLRSRIQSIRRLPKQLENIDVLPSDRKDDDGVIWVALHGETDAFSLQRFGDRIQQQLATIPGVSRVRNYGEIGYEISVEVAPEQLRKYRLTLDDVAGAIRQASVELPGGLVKNPDGELLLRVDSRAKDADAVGSLIIKTLPDGNRLRLDQIATIKDGLEERLYTWRHNGQTAQGWEIHTEQDSVAVARQVKSTIEAMRANLPEGLRLITWWDDSQAYDERIGALLENGLIGFLLVCSVLTLFLRLRVALWAGAGIFTSILGAFWLMPMLDISLNMLSLFGFLLAMGVLVDDAIIIGESVHSRQMEGRETPLQAAVNGVKAVALPVTLSVLIVLAAFLPGLYLPGWAGQMMRPICLIMILTLVFSLIEALLILPSHLVAAVESNANPTRLQKLRTKLNQGMDRFVDRVYRPLLKIALSWRYLTVALFAALLILCSGLVASDRVRQSINPDVTKDSFWVSIQLPQSAPYSEAQALATRVENALFALRDELDGVAEAGRDANNRDNVTQMYERSVIVGIETIIWEHGAGIWLELSSEGRQRIKVENFIRDWRQRIGDIGRGKVDFIFKEGDEPYDIELMLGSDQPNILAPAVEQLKQQIKAFPGVYDVIDSAEPGKPEIHLTLKPDAERLGLSLEQLAEQVRQGYYGAEVYRFMRGRKEVKVMVRYPLHERRSLDQLKAQPIRLPNETSAPLTNLAEVDLIQGYSRIHREDRQRVLKVQARVDPTLTDANELYVLLEKDVFQTLENQFPGLNIQTGQQRQEQKALLAAFSKNTLIALLVIYALIAVPFRSYSKPIIFLLAAPVAWCGAVLAHWAVGLPLSMESLVGMIAASGIVINDSLVLLYCIRQSGDDRDPPVEALIIEACASRFRPILLAFLTTFAGFLPTLLETSAQAQFLIPMTLSLSAGLLVGMLASLILTPVCYTILDRRRSPVVPDAHATLSFD; encoded by the coding sequence ATGGATCAAGTAAAACTTGACGGTTTATTCGCCTGGTTTGCCGATAACCCGGTCGCCGCCAATCTGTTGATGCTGGTGATTCTCGCCGGAGGCGCATTCGGCATGATCGATGTCGACAAAGAGGTGTTTCCTCGCTTCAGTCCGCATCAGATCGAGGTGACGGCTATTTTTCCCGGCGCGGGTCCGGCGGAAGTCGAACAGTCCGTCTGTATCCCGATTGAAGAGGCGGTGCACGATTTATCGGGCATCAAACATCTGCACGGCGAAATCCGCGGCGATACTTGTACCATAGGGGTTGAGATACTGCCGAACCGCGACCGTGAACAAATGATGGCGCTGTTGCGTAGCCGAATTCAGTCGATTCGGCGACTGCCGAAGCAACTGGAGAACATCGACGTCTTGCCGTCCGACCGCAAAGACGATGACGGCGTGATTTGGGTGGCCCTGCATGGCGAAACCGATGCGTTCAGCCTGCAACGATTCGGCGACCGGATTCAACAGCAACTGGCTACCATTCCCGGCGTCAGCCGCGTGCGCAATTACGGCGAAATCGGCTACGAAATCAGCGTTGAGGTCGCGCCGGAGCAACTGCGCAAATATCGGCTGACTTTGGATGACGTTGCCGGGGCCATTCGTCAAGCATCGGTCGAACTGCCGGGCGGCTTGGTCAAAAACCCGGACGGCGAATTGTTGTTACGCGTTGACAGTCGCGCAAAAGATGCCGACGCGGTCGGCAGTTTGATCATTAAAACTTTACCCGACGGCAACCGTTTGCGGTTGGATCAAATCGCTACGATCAAGGACGGTTTGGAAGAGCGCTTATACACTTGGCGGCATAACGGTCAAACGGCTCAAGGCTGGGAAATCCACACCGAACAGGATAGCGTCGCGGTGGCGCGGCAGGTGAAATCGACGATTGAAGCCATGCGCGCTAATTTACCGGAAGGCTTGCGTTTGATTACTTGGTGGGACGATTCGCAAGCCTATGACGAGCGGATTGGAGCGTTGTTGGAAAACGGCCTAATCGGATTTTTATTGGTTTGTTCGGTATTGACGCTGTTCTTACGATTGCGCGTAGCCTTATGGGCAGGTGCGGGTATTTTTACTTCGATACTCGGCGCCTTTTGGCTGATGCCGATGCTGGATATTTCCTTGAATATGCTATCTCTGTTCGGTTTTTTGCTGGCAATGGGCGTCCTGGTGGACGACGCCATTATCATCGGTGAAAGCGTTCATAGCCGGCAAATGGAGGGGCGTGAGACGCCCCTACAAGCTGCGGTCAATGGCGTAAAGGCCGTTGCTTTGCCCGTCACGTTATCGGTCTTGATTGTGCTGGCGGCTTTTCTGCCCGGCTTATATCTTCCGGGCTGGGCCGGACAGATGATGCGGCCTATTTGCCTGATCATGATTTTGACCTTGGTCTTTTCCCTGATCGAGGCATTATTGATATTACCCTCGCATTTGGTTGCCGCTGTCGAATCGAACGCCAATCCGACCCGTTTGCAGAAGTTACGTACCAAGCTTAATCAAGGCATGGACCGTTTCGTCGACCGGGTTTACCGGCCGTTATTGAAAATTGCCTTGAGTTGGCGCTATTTGACGGTAGCCTTATTCGCAGCCTTGTTGATCTTATGTTCCGGCCTGGTCGCAAGCGATCGCGTCCGGCAATCGATCAATCCCGATGTGACCAAGGACAGTTTCTGGGTATCGATACAATTACCGCAAAGCGCGCCCTACAGCGAAGCCCAAGCGCTGGCTACCCGCGTTGAAAATGCTTTGTTTGCATTGCGCGATGAACTGGATGGCGTTGCTGAGGCCGGCCGGGATGCAAACAACAGGGATAACGTAACGCAGATGTATGAACGGAGCGTTATCGTCGGCATTGAAACGATTATTTGGGAGCATGGCGCCGGTATCTGGCTGGAGCTCTCTTCGGAAGGCCGGCAACGAATCAAGGTTGAAAACTTTATCCGGGATTGGCGGCAACGGATCGGCGACATCGGCCGAGGTAAAGTGGACTTTATTTTTAAGGAAGGTGACGAGCCTTATGACATCGAGTTGATGCTCGGTTCCGATCAGCCGAATATTTTGGCTCCGGCTGTCGAACAACTCAAGCAGCAAATCAAGGCTTTTCCGGGCGTATACGATGTCATCGACTCGGCCGAACCCGGCAAACCGGAAATTCATTTGACGCTGAAACCGGATGCGGAACGGCTGGGATTGAGTTTGGAGCAATTGGCCGAACAAGTCCGTCAAGGCTATTACGGCGCAGAGGTATATCGATTTATGCGCGGTCGTAAGGAAGTCAAGGTGATGGTGCGTTATCCGTTGCATGAACGGCGATCGTTGGATCAATTGAAAGCCCAGCCGATCCGCTTGCCGAACGAAACGAGTGCACCGTTGACCAATTTAGCAGAAGTCGATTTGATTCAAGGTTACTCTCGTATCCACCGGGAAGACCGGCAGCGCGTATTGAAGGTACAAGCACGCGTCGATCCGACGCTGACCGATGCCAATGAACTCTATGTCCTGCTCGAAAAGGATGTCTTTCAAACCTTGGAAAATCAATTTCCCGGATTGAATATCCAAACCGGTCAACAGCGTCAGGAACAAAAAGCGTTGCTGGCTGCTTTTAGCAAAAACACACTGATTGCGCTGTTGGTGATTTATGCGCTGATCGCAGTGCCGTTTCGTTCCTATAGCAAACCTATCATTTTTTTGTTGGCCGCCCCTGTGGCTTGGTGCGGTGCGGTGCTGGCGCATTGGGCCGTCGGTTTGCCGTTATCGATGGAATCCTTGGTCGGCATGATCGCCGCCAGCGGGATCGTGATTAATGACAGCTTGGTATTGCTGTATTGCATACGCCAATCCGGCGACGACCGAGACCCGCCTGTGGAAGCGCTAATCATTGAAGCGTGCGCCTCACGCTTTCGCCCTATTTTATTGGCATTTTTGACCACTTTTGCCGGCTTTTTACCGACGCTGCTGGAAACCAGTGCGCAGGCGCAATTTCTGATTCCGATGACCTTGTCGCTGTCCGCGGGCTTACTGGTCGGTATGTTGGCCAGCCTGATTCTGACGCCGGTCTGTTATACCATTTTGGATCGTCGCAGATCGCCGGTCGTCCCCGATGCTCATGCCACTCTGTCGTTTGACTGA
- a CDS encoding efflux RND transporter periplasmic adaptor subunit encodes MNEQKYLMKALLPIVVLLGAVGAAWAMIELRPGMLPQADKSTRPMVEIVRVKPQTVRLNVMSQGVVTPREEIDLIAEVSGKIVELHPALVSGGYFEAGDLLVMIDPRDYDFAIVAAQANIAEAKRVLINEKALAEQAQSEWLALGQGEASDLALRKPQLAEAEAKLSAAEADLAKAKLNRGRCELRAPFSGRVLSKQAGRGQYLSAGSAVARIYANDVAEIRLPIGIDQLALLDLPRNNRSKHRWPNVTLRAEVGGRLQHWQGRIVRSEAALDGSSGQLFLVAQVDRPEWEGPGRAPLLSGLFVQAEIEGVTREKVFTLPPAALNSLQQVKVVNGERRLEFRKIEVLRHETDRVIVRAGLHAGESVVISEMPMPVAGMQVVITNTQAVENP; translated from the coding sequence TTGAACGAACAAAAATACTTGATGAAAGCACTATTACCGATAGTTGTGTTACTAGGTGCCGTGGGTGCGGCCTGGGCAATGATCGAATTACGTCCCGGCATGTTGCCGCAGGCCGATAAATCCACGCGGCCCATGGTGGAAATCGTCCGGGTTAAACCGCAAACCGTTAGGCTCAATGTGATGTCGCAAGGCGTTGTAACGCCGCGCGAGGAAATCGATTTAATCGCCGAAGTGAGCGGTAAAATAGTAGAGTTGCATCCTGCGTTGGTATCCGGCGGTTATTTCGAAGCGGGCGATTTATTAGTGATGATCGATCCGCGCGATTACGATTTCGCCATCGTGGCCGCCCAAGCTAACATCGCCGAGGCGAAACGGGTACTGATCAACGAAAAGGCATTAGCCGAGCAGGCCCAAAGCGAATGGCTGGCACTCGGGCAAGGCGAGGCGAGCGATCTTGCGTTGCGCAAACCTCAATTGGCCGAAGCCGAAGCAAAATTATCGGCTGCCGAAGCCGATTTGGCCAAGGCCAAGCTGAATCGGGGGCGCTGTGAACTCAGGGCGCCTTTTTCCGGACGCGTGTTGAGCAAACAAGCCGGCCGCGGACAGTACCTGTCGGCCGGTAGTGCGGTTGCCCGTATTTATGCCAATGATGTTGCCGAAATTCGCTTGCCTATCGGGATCGATCAACTGGCGCTTTTGGATTTGCCGCGGAATAATCGCAGCAAGCACCGTTGGCCTAACGTGACGCTACGCGCCGAAGTGGGCGGTCGACTGCAGCACTGGCAAGGCCGCATTGTTCGAAGCGAAGCGGCACTGGACGGCAGCAGCGGTCAATTGTTTTTGGTGGCGCAAGTCGACCGGCCGGAATGGGAGGGTCCGGGGCGTGCGCCTTTGTTGAGCGGCTTGTTCGTACAGGCCGAAATCGAAGGCGTCACACGGGAAAAAGTGTTTACGCTGCCGCCTGCGGCACTCAATTCTTTGCAGCAGGTGAAAGTGGTCAATGGAGAACGGCGCCTGGAATTTCGCAAGATTGAAGTATTGCGTCATGAAACCGATAGGGTGATCGTCAGGGCCGGTCTCCACGCGGGCGAAAGTGTGGTGATTTCCGAAATGCCGATGCCGGTCGCGGGGATGCAAGTTGTGATTACGAATACGCAAGCGGTTGAAAATCCATGA
- a CDS encoding energy transducer TonB, whose product MSGKLFNWYRLERGSRHSFLADSAMNGRDDFSPKLIQIPATSRCRPISVALATLVVTLLHGFLLFWYVTKPAPVPFSAAAPLPMISMELSAPPAPVANQALTPPKPEIPKKVAKPKPDKPKVKPKPKLRPAETAVKQVEVQKEEQESAPSAAAALQSQQHDAMAAPRNDIFVPADSNAAYLNNPKPVYPMYARRRGWEGTVVLRVHVGADGHTQRVTIQRSSGHDVLDESAMDAVKEWRFVPAKRGEIAEASWVKIPIVFHLK is encoded by the coding sequence ATGAGCGGAAAACTATTCAATTGGTATAGGTTAGAGCGAGGAAGCCGGCATAGCTTTTTGGCGGATTCCGCAATGAATGGCCGGGACGATTTTTCACCCAAGCTCATACAAATCCCGGCAACCTCCCGCTGCCGGCCTATCTCTGTGGCGCTGGCTACGCTAGTCGTAACGCTGCTGCACGGATTCCTGTTGTTTTGGTATGTCACTAAACCCGCGCCTGTGCCGTTTTCCGCGGCAGCGCCGTTGCCGATGATCTCGATGGAATTATCGGCGCCGCCGGCACCTGTTGCGAATCAAGCATTGACGCCACCTAAACCGGAAATCCCGAAGAAAGTTGCCAAACCCAAACCTGACAAACCGAAGGTAAAACCTAAACCCAAGTTACGTCCCGCTGAAACGGCGGTGAAACAAGTTGAGGTCCAAAAAGAAGAACAGGAAAGTGCGCCGTCCGCCGCCGCGGCACTTCAAAGCCAACAACACGACGCCATGGCCGCGCCAAGGAATGACATCTTTGTCCCTGCCGACAGTAATGCCGCTTATCTGAATAACCCCAAACCGGTTTATCCCATGTATGCCCGGCGCCGGGGTTGGGAAGGCACCGTCGTGCTGCGCGTTCATGTCGGTGCCGATGGCCATACGCAACGGGTGACTATTCAACGTTCCAGCGGCCATGACGTACTCGACGAATCGGCGATGGATGCCGTCAAGGAATGGCGGTTTGTACCGGCTAAACGCGGAGAAATAGCCGAGGCCAGTTGGGTCAAAATACCTATCGTATTTCATTTGAAATAG
- a CDS encoding penicillin acylase family protein, which yields MMTNKTKKIGLTIGLGAVGLLAATAGLGYWWLFQPLPVLDGEFQLARLSAPAGIDTDSHGIPLIRADNRIDAARVLGYVTARDRLFQMDLMRRKTAGRLSEVFGAMAVNSDTQARIYGFNVKAKQLLPKLPVHHRQYLQAYAEGVNSYLQQNTALPFEFKVLGYRPGPWQAADSLLIVFGMFDNLTAWAERGERMLSVMERTLPADVVAFFTPDSDRFTDALMQHAASLRPPQPIPVQSMQTLLANRSTSFGTLATASPGEELAGSNAWAVSGSKTGDGRAILANDMHLGISVPNIWYRVELHYPKVKAAGLNLPGTPFLIAGSNQHVAWGMTNLAGDFLDLVKLEINPDNSGQYRHGDAWCDFGERREVIEIKGEESKLLTVRETLWGPVAQQPILDEPVAIHWVALDVDAVNIDILELEQSESLEQSLAVANRAGGPQLNVVLADEHGHIAWTLTGKIPRRFGGDGLISRSWADGKTGWNHYVQPSDMPRIVDPPAGIIVSANERRFAADFPYTIGHQFANGYRAYRIDQRLKQTKQHSEWSLFNLQQDTETEFYSYYQQLALQVLTPEVVNQQPALAELRGYLMRWNGRADIESLGLPVLIEFRKQLIDAVLSPFLSACKQADKDFVYAWNYVDTPLQTLLNEKPAPLLPDPRYNNWDRFILAQLVVSTEKAMSRHSGITLADLNWGKQNVVGHAHPFSKAFSLLSPVLDMPRRPVAGCGGYCVRVTGPDYGASERLVVSPNHLQDGILHMPGGQSGHPLSAFYRDQQPFWLDGLPLSLIADHPEHTLRLIPE from the coding sequence ATGATGACTAATAAGACTAAAAAAATTGGGTTAACGATTGGTTTGGGAGCTGTTGGTTTGTTAGCTGCGACAGCAGGCCTCGGCTATTGGTGGTTGTTCCAACCGCTGCCTGTTTTGGATGGCGAGTTTCAGTTGGCCCGATTGTCCGCTCCGGCCGGCATTGACACGGACAGCCACGGTATTCCGCTGATTCGCGCCGATAACCGGATCGATGCCGCACGGGTATTGGGTTACGTTACTGCCCGCGACCGCTTGTTTCAAATGGATTTGATGCGTCGTAAAACCGCCGGTCGTTTATCGGAGGTTTTCGGAGCAATGGCCGTCAATAGCGACACGCAAGCGCGAATCTATGGTTTCAACGTCAAAGCTAAGCAACTATTGCCAAAGTTGCCCGTGCACCACCGTCAATATTTGCAGGCCTATGCCGAGGGAGTAAACAGCTATCTTCAGCAAAATACTGCATTACCGTTCGAGTTTAAAGTGCTCGGTTATCGCCCTGGGCCTTGGCAAGCCGCAGACAGTTTGCTGATTGTGTTTGGTATGTTCGACAATCTGACCGCTTGGGCCGAACGCGGCGAGCGAATGCTTAGCGTTATGGAGCGCACCTTGCCCGCCGATGTCGTGGCGTTTTTTACTCCGGATAGCGACCGCTTTACCGATGCATTGATGCAACATGCCGCGTCGTTAAGGCCGCCGCAACCAATCCCTGTTCAATCCATGCAGACCTTGTTGGCCAACCGCTCTACCAGCTTCGGAACATTAGCCACCGCTTCGCCCGGCGAAGAGCTGGCCGGTTCGAATGCCTGGGCGGTAAGCGGCAGCAAAACGGGCGATGGCCGAGCGATATTGGCTAACGACATGCATCTAGGCATTAGTGTGCCTAACATTTGGTACCGGGTCGAACTTCACTATCCCAAAGTTAAAGCGGCTGGTCTCAATTTACCGGGTACGCCTTTTCTAATTGCCGGCAGTAACCAACATGTTGCATGGGGTATGACGAATTTAGCCGGCGACTTTCTGGATTTGGTCAAGCTGGAAATCAATCCGGATAACTCCGGGCAATATCGGCATGGCGATGCTTGGTGCGATTTCGGCGAACGCCGGGAAGTGATTGAGATTAAGGGCGAAGAGTCCAAGTTATTAACGGTTAGAGAAACGCTTTGGGGGCCGGTTGCTCAACAACCTATACTGGACGAGCCGGTCGCGATTCATTGGGTTGCCTTGGATGTCGATGCGGTTAATATCGATATTTTGGAACTGGAACAGAGTGAATCGTTGGAGCAGTCGTTGGCGGTTGCCAATCGGGCCGGCGGACCGCAATTGAATGTCGTGCTCGCCGATGAACACGGGCATATCGCCTGGACTCTGACCGGTAAAATTCCTCGCCGGTTTGGCGGAGACGGCTTGATTAGCCGTTCTTGGGCGGACGGGAAAACCGGCTGGAATCACTATGTTCAGCCCAGCGACATGCCTCGGATTGTCGATCCGCCGGCAGGCATTATAGTTTCGGCCAACGAGCGGCGTTTTGCCGCCGATTTCCCTTACACGATCGGTCATCAGTTTGCCAACGGCTATCGTGCCTATCGGATCGATCAGCGCCTCAAGCAAACGAAACAGCATAGCGAATGGTCCCTGTTTAACCTGCAACAAGATACCGAAACCGAATTCTACAGCTATTATCAGCAACTGGCTTTACAAGTGCTGACGCCGGAAGTGGTCAACCAGCAGCCGGCATTGGCGGAATTGCGCGGCTATTTGATGCGTTGGAACGGCCGCGCCGATATCGAAAGCTTGGGGCTGCCGGTCTTGATCGAATTTCGCAAACAATTGATCGATGCGGTGCTCTCGCCGTTTTTGAGCGCATGCAAACAAGCCGACAAGGACTTTGTTTATGCCTGGAATTACGTCGATACTCCCTTGCAGACTTTGTTGAATGAAAAACCCGCGCCATTATTGCCGGACCCAAGGTATAACAACTGGGATCGGTTTATCCTGGCGCAATTGGTCGTCAGTACCGAAAAAGCCATGTCCCGCCATTCGGGCATTACCTTGGCCGACCTAAATTGGGGTAAACAAAATGTCGTCGGTCACGCCCATCCTTTCTCCAAGGCCTTTTCGCTGCTGTCGCCGGTGCTGGATATGCCGCGTCGGCCGGTGGCCGGTTGCGGCGGTTATTGCGTGCGGGTGACAGGTCCCGACTATGGTGCCAGCGAGCGCTTGGTGGTGTCGCCGAATCATCTGCAAGACGGCATTTTGCATATGCCGGGCGGGCAATCCGGCCATCCGCTGTCTGCATTTTACCGGGACCAGCAACCATTTTGGCTGGACGGTTTACCTCTCTCTCTGATCGCGGACCATCCGGAGCACACGCTTCGTTTGATTCCTGAATAA